The [Pseudomonas] carboxydohydrogena genome includes a window with the following:
- the murG gene encoding undecaprenyldiphospho-muramoylpentapeptide beta-N-acetylglucosaminyltransferase, with the protein MMTDAPLILLAAGGTGGHLFPAEALGAVLMKRGYRVRLVTDDRAVRYSGLFSSDMIDVVPSETLRGRNPLSLARTMAMLSAGAAKAGLLIRRLKPAAVVGFGGYPTLPPLMAAKLLGVPSLIHDSNAVLGRANRLLSSRVNAIATSLPGVLDRDPALASKATTTGTPMRSNILAAAAVPFKAPETAGPFRLLVVGGSQGARVMSDIVPAAIEQLEPALWNRLSLIQQVRDEDMARVRAVYERLKIQTELAPFFSDLPARLAASHLVVSRSGAGTVAELAAIGRPSILVPLPGAIDQDQFANAGVLVDAGGAIRIPQSEFTPHRLASEISALAAEPQRLAEMAANARRAGRLDAADALADLVVKVAGI; encoded by the coding sequence GTGATGACGGACGCTCCCCTGATATTGTTGGCGGCTGGCGGTACCGGCGGGCATCTGTTTCCCGCCGAGGCGCTGGGTGCCGTGCTGATGAAGCGCGGCTATCGCGTGCGGCTCGTCACCGACGACCGCGCCGTGCGCTACAGCGGCCTGTTTTCCAGCGATATGATCGACGTGGTGCCGAGCGAAACCCTGCGCGGGCGCAATCCGCTGTCGCTCGCGCGCACGATGGCGATGCTGTCGGCGGGTGCGGCGAAAGCCGGGCTGTTGATCCGCAGACTGAAGCCCGCCGCCGTGGTGGGCTTCGGCGGTTATCCGACGCTGCCGCCCTTGATGGCGGCGAAGCTGCTCGGCGTGCCGTCCCTCATTCACGATTCCAACGCGGTGCTCGGCCGCGCCAACCGGCTGTTGTCGTCGCGTGTCAATGCGATTGCGACCTCGCTGCCCGGCGTGCTGGATCGCGATCCCGCGCTCGCCTCCAAGGCGACGACAACCGGCACGCCGATGCGCTCGAACATCCTCGCGGCTGCTGCCGTTCCGTTCAAGGCGCCGGAGACGGCGGGGCCGTTTCGCCTGCTCGTCGTCGGTGGCAGCCAGGGTGCGCGCGTGATGTCGGACATCGTGCCGGCCGCCATCGAACAACTGGAGCCCGCGCTGTGGAACAGGCTGTCGCTGATCCAGCAGGTACGCGATGAAGACATGGCGCGTGTCCGCGCTGTCTATGAGCGCCTGAAGATTCAAACCGAACTGGCCCCGTTTTTCAGCGACCTTCCGGCGCGGCTGGCCGCAAGTCACCTCGTGGTGTCGCGCTCGGGTGCGGGCACGGTGGCCGAACTCGCCGCGATCGGGCGGCCCTCGATATTGGTACCTCTGCCGGGTGCCATCGATCAGGATCAGTTCGCCAATGCGGGCGTGCTGGTGGATGCGGGCGGCGCGATCCGGATTCCGCAATCCGAATTCACGCCGCATCGGCTGGCGTCGGAGATTTCCGCGCTTGCGGCCGAGCCGCAGCGGTTGGCCGAGATGGCCGCGAATGCCCGCAGGGCGGGGCGGCTCGATGCCGCCGACGCCTTGGCCGATCTGGTCGTGAAAGTCGCCGGAATCTAG